The Lacipirellula parvula genome window below encodes:
- a CDS encoding aromatic amino acid transaminase: MLERIEAAPKDAILGLGEAFKADPRSEKINLSVGVYQDENGKTPLLECVKEAERRLAANPTTKSYLPISGLAEYCKATAELAFGAGSEPLASKRVAWAQTPGGTGALRVSADFIAGNLKGATVWMSEPTWPNHPQIFNAAGIATKTYPYFDPPNNSLNLAGMLAPIEKMAPGDVILLHGCCHNPTGIDPTAAQWKQIADAVFARGVMPLLDFAYQGFGDGLEEDAVGLKEFCRPGAELMVCSSYSKNFGLYRERVGALFVVAPTAAAASSVQTQIDKVIRSNYSNPPAHGGEVVAAILRDADLRKQWEGEVTTMRNRINDMRHALVAALAAQDVPGDYSFMTRQRGMFSFSGLTKEQVETLRSEYAIYIVGSGRINVAGLTPANIDRVAQCIGEVVEQPAAK, encoded by the coding sequence ATGCTAGAGCGAATTGAGGCGGCTCCTAAGGACGCGATTTTGGGATTGGGCGAGGCGTTCAAGGCCGACCCGCGGAGCGAGAAGATCAACCTCAGCGTCGGCGTCTACCAAGACGAGAACGGCAAGACGCCCCTCTTGGAATGCGTGAAGGAGGCGGAACGCCGCCTGGCCGCCAACCCGACCACCAAGTCGTACCTGCCAATCTCGGGCCTCGCCGAGTACTGCAAGGCGACGGCCGAGCTCGCCTTCGGCGCCGGCAGCGAGCCGCTCGCGAGCAAGCGCGTCGCGTGGGCTCAGACCCCCGGCGGCACCGGGGCGCTTCGCGTCTCGGCCGACTTCATTGCGGGCAACCTCAAGGGCGCCACCGTGTGGATGAGCGAGCCGACCTGGCCGAACCATCCGCAAATCTTCAACGCCGCCGGCATCGCGACGAAGACCTACCCCTACTTCGACCCGCCGAACAACTCGCTCAACCTCGCCGGCATGTTGGCCCCGATCGAGAAGATGGCGCCGGGCGACGTCATTCTGCTCCACGGCTGTTGCCACAACCCGACCGGCATCGATCCGACCGCGGCCCAGTGGAAGCAAATTGCCGACGCGGTGTTCGCCCGCGGCGTCATGCCGCTGCTCGACTTCGCGTACCAAGGCTTTGGCGACGGGCTGGAGGAAGACGCCGTCGGTTTGAAAGAATTTTGCCGCCCGGGCGCCGAGCTGATGGTCTGCAGCTCCTACTCGAAGAACTTCGGCCTCTACCGCGAACGCGTCGGCGCCCTCTTCGTCGTCGCCCCCACGGCGGCCGCGGCGAGCAGCGTCCAGACGCAGATCGACAAGGTGATCCGCTCGAACTACTCGAACCCGCCGGCCCACGGCGGCGAAGTGGTCGCGGCGATCCTCCGCGACGCCGACCTCCGCAAGCAGTGGGAAGGCGAAGTCACCACGATGCGGAACCGGATCAACGACATGCGGCATGCCCTGGTGGCGGCCCTCGCCGCCCAAGACGTCCCGGGCGATTATTCCTTCATGACCCGCCAACGCGGCATGTTCTCGTTCTCGGGCCTCACGAAAGAGCAGGTCGAAACGCTCCGCTCCGAGTACGCGATCTATATTGTCGGATCAGGCCGCATCAACGTCGCAGGTCTGACCCCGGCTAACATCGACCGCGTCGCCCAGTGCATCGGCGAAGTCGTGGAGCAACCGGCGGCGAAGTAG
- a CDS encoding DUF1559 domain-containing protein, protein MAVRTRSGRGGASLGFTLVELLVVIAIIGVLVALLLPAVQAAREAARRNQCLNNFKQLGLAMQNHHDTFKYLPVDVNGQKYARGVLYLQLLPFMEGSTIRSAYNFSVAATNEANLALLSREEPMLRCPSDESQIHVAGGNDKGGDRKTSYGINYGYGNYGQLAANVARRGPFWANPGIAAGGLNADAAKSEFWPRYGDHSGQRVNYKQVSDGLSNTYLQFEMKQVPSEEKENNDRRARAWIYGAGSIQLSTRMAPNSSAADATACTTNNDSIAPCADKSGNFPVFVVGARSQHSGGVNASKCDGSAEFVSDGIDLTAWRSQSTMAGDDPPLYEVDPEGNGL, encoded by the coding sequence ATGGCTGTGCGAACGAGAAGCGGTCGCGGGGGAGCGTCCCTCGGTTTTACGTTGGTGGAACTACTGGTGGTCATCGCGATCATCGGCGTCTTGGTGGCCCTCTTGCTGCCCGCAGTCCAAGCGGCCCGCGAGGCGGCTCGGCGGAACCAGTGCCTCAACAACTTCAAGCAGTTGGGGTTGGCGATGCAGAATCACCACGACACGTTCAAGTATTTACCAGTCGACGTGAACGGACAGAAGTACGCCCGCGGCGTCTTGTATCTGCAACTCCTTCCCTTTATGGAAGGTTCGACGATTCGGTCGGCGTACAACTTTTCCGTCGCTGCAACCAATGAAGCCAATCTCGCGCTCCTTTCGCGCGAAGAGCCGATGCTGCGCTGCCCGAGCGACGAGTCGCAGATTCATGTCGCTGGCGGAAATGACAAAGGCGGCGACCGTAAAACCAGCTACGGCATTAACTATGGCTACGGCAACTACGGGCAGTTGGCTGCCAACGTGGCTCGCCGCGGCCCTTTCTGGGCGAACCCGGGCATCGCAGCGGGCGGACTCAACGCCGATGCCGCGAAATCAGAGTTTTGGCCCCGCTATGGCGACCACAGCGGTCAGCGAGTTAATTACAAGCAGGTTTCCGACGGCCTCAGCAATACCTACTTGCAGTTCGAGATGAAGCAAGTTCCATCTGAAGAGAAAGAGAATAACGACCGACGCGCCCGCGCATGGATCTACGGCGCAGGTTCGATCCAGCTTTCAACTCGGATGGCGCCGAACTCATCGGCGGCTGATGCAACGGCTTGCACGACGAACAACGACAGCATTGCTCCTTGCGCTGATAAGTCAGGCAACTTTCCTGTGTTTGTCGTCGGAGCTCGCAGCCAGCATAGCGGCGGCGTCAATGCTTCTAAGTGCGACGGCTCGGCGGAGTTTGTCAGCGATGGAATTGATCTGACCGCTTGGCGTTCGCAGAGCACGATGGCGGGCGATGATCCGCCGCTCTATGAGGTCGATCCGGAAGGCAACGGCCTGTAG
- a CDS encoding DEAD/DEAH box helicase, translated as MAETLDPADEATAPAPTARFTELGLSDTMLAALEHVGYEVPSPVQAGIIPRILAGADVLGQARTGTGKTASFGIPILEKLDQPGRNHQPRALVMVPTRELAVQVRDEIERLSHGRKVRATAIYGGKPLKTQIARLQKGADIVIGTPGRILDHLGRGTLLLDQLEFVVLDEADRMLDIGFRPDIEKILRRCPAKRQTLLLSATVAPAIERLAQRYMIEPEIMDFSPKGKSVDTIEQRYFTVDDSRKFDLLIRLLKREQPPQTIIFCRTKRGCDKVHRKLSQKIHGVECMHGDMAQNVRDRVMKSFRAEECSILVATDVVGRGIDVSSVSHIINFDMPQSSDDYVHRVGRTGRMGREGIAFTFVTPEQGIELTRIEMLINKLLNRDEIEGFVTVAQAAPPQDGHANGAAGSTPGAPAEPEGPPKPASPPPPGKRAPRRHRRGL; from the coding sequence TTGGCTGAAACTCTCGACCCCGCCGACGAAGCGACCGCTCCCGCTCCGACCGCCCGCTTCACCGAACTCGGCCTCTCCGACACGATGCTCGCTGCGCTTGAGCACGTCGGCTACGAAGTCCCCAGCCCCGTCCAGGCCGGCATCATCCCGCGAATTCTCGCCGGGGCTGACGTGCTCGGCCAGGCTCGCACCGGCACCGGCAAGACCGCCTCGTTCGGCATCCCGATCCTCGAGAAGCTCGATCAACCCGGCCGCAACCACCAGCCCCGCGCCTTGGTGATGGTTCCCACCCGCGAACTCGCCGTGCAGGTTCGCGACGAGATCGAACGCCTGTCGCATGGTCGCAAGGTCCGCGCCACCGCCATCTACGGCGGCAAGCCGCTCAAGACGCAGATCGCCCGCCTCCAGAAAGGCGCCGACATCGTCATCGGCACCCCGGGCCGCATCCTTGACCATCTCGGCCGCGGCACGCTGCTGCTCGATCAGCTCGAATTCGTCGTCCTCGACGAAGCCGACCGCATGCTCGACATCGGCTTCCGCCCCGACATCGAAAAAATCCTCCGCCGCTGCCCGGCCAAACGGCAGACGTTGCTGCTGAGCGCCACGGTCGCCCCGGCGATCGAACGCCTCGCCCAGCGTTATATGATCGAGCCGGAGATCATGGACTTCTCCCCCAAGGGGAAGTCGGTCGACACGATCGAGCAGCGCTACTTCACCGTCGACGATTCGCGGAAGTTCGACCTGCTCATCCGCCTACTGAAGCGCGAGCAACCGCCGCAGACGATCATCTTCTGCCGCACGAAGCGCGGCTGCGACAAGGTCCACCGCAAGCTGTCGCAGAAGATCCACGGCGTCGAGTGCATGCACGGCGACATGGCCCAGAACGTCCGCGACCGCGTGATGAAGTCATTCCGCGCCGAGGAATGTTCGATCCTGGTGGCGACCGACGTCGTCGGCCGCGGCATCGACGTCAGCAGCGTCTCGCACATCATCAACTTCGACATGCCGCAGTCGTCGGACGATTACGTTCATCGCGTCGGCCGCACCGGCCGCATGGGCCGCGAAGGAATCGCGTTCACGTTCGTTACGCCTGAGCAAGGGATCGAACTGACGCGGATCGAGATGCTGATCAACAAGCTGCTGAACCGCGACGAAATCGAAGGCTTCGTCACGGTCGCCCAGGCGGCCCCGCCGCAAGATGGCCACGCTAACGGCGCTGCCGGCTCCACGCCGGGCGCGCCCGCCGAACCGGAAGGTCCGCCGAAGCCAGCCTCCCCGCCGCCGCCAGGCAAGCGGGCGCCGCGCCGTCATCGTCGCGGGCTGTAA
- a CDS encoding DUF1559 domain-containing protein, giving the protein MAVRATSNRRKAFLGFTLVELLVVIAIIGVLVALLLPAVQAAREAARRNQCLNNFKQLGLAAQNFHGAYNYLPVDVNKQPNDPKHRQMLYLQMLPFMEGSALKNAYDPTKSANNVQNKQLMSREEPMLACPSDDSYLVTVSGSDSAEDAGGDRKGRYGFNYGYGNYSQLYSDPVRRGPFWANPGVPAAGNKNENWRFSKAAGATLDDNSGQQFSYKNISDGLSNTYLQMEMKQVPSDVDQDRRGRIWIYNPGAYQVMTLMAPNSSFADVTACTDLNDAIAPCERKTGTAGIPQMNLAARSAHPGGVNASKCDGSAEFVSDGVDLTVWRTQSTVAGDDPPLFVILPEGNGL; this is encoded by the coding sequence ATGGCGGTTCGGGCAACGAGTAATCGCCGGAAAGCGTTCCTCGGTTTCACGTTGGTGGAGCTGCTGGTCGTGATCGCGATCATCGGCGTCTTAGTTGCCTTGCTCTTGCCGGCCGTTCAGGCGGCCCGCGAAGCGGCGCGGCGGAACCAGTGCCTCAACAACTTCAAGCAGCTGGGATTGGCAGCGCAGAACTTCCATGGGGCGTACAACTATCTGCCGGTCGATGTCAACAAACAGCCTAACGATCCGAAGCACCGGCAGATGCTGTATCTGCAGATGCTGCCGTTTATGGAAGGGTCCGCACTGAAGAATGCGTATGATCCGACCAAGTCCGCGAATAATGTGCAGAACAAGCAGTTAATGTCGCGCGAGGAGCCGATGCTCGCGTGTCCTAGCGACGACTCCTACTTGGTGACCGTTTCCGGCAGCGATTCAGCGGAAGACGCAGGGGGGGACCGCAAAGGAAGATACGGCTTCAATTACGGATATGGGAATTACAGCCAGCTGTACAGCGATCCGGTAAGGCGCGGGCCATTCTGGGCCAATCCGGGAGTTCCTGCCGCTGGAAACAAAAACGAAAACTGGCGGTTTAGCAAAGCCGCCGGGGCTACTCTAGACGACAATTCAGGGCAGCAGTTCAGTTATAAAAACATCTCCGATGGGCTTAGCAATACCTACCTGCAAATGGAGATGAAGCAAGTTCCCTCAGATGTTGATCAAGATCGACGCGGACGCATTTGGATTTACAATCCAGGCGCTTACCAGGTGATGACGCTAATGGCGCCGAACTCAAGCTTTGCCGACGTCACGGCTTGCACCGATCTGAATGATGCGATTGCTCCGTGTGAACGCAAGACGGGCACTGCTGGCATCCCGCAAATGAATCTCGCGGCGCGAAGTGCGCATCCAGGCGGCGTTAACGCTTCGAAGTGCGACGGCTCAGCCGAGTTTGTGAGTGATGGCGTCGACTTAACCGTCTGGCGGACGCAAAGTACCGTCGCGGGCGACGACCCGCCGCTGTTTGTGATTCTTCCAGAAGGCAACGGCCTATAA
- a CDS encoding nitroreductase family protein encodes MNPLKQPQTDHPIHPNLAARWSPCAMADREVSDADLLSLLEAARWAASSRNEQPWSYIVAKRSNAEEFGKVLSCLVDANQAWARHAGVLAIGCYATTHARNGEPNLAAPHDLGAASASLTFEATSRGLLVHQMIGIHPDRARELFAIPAGVEPLTAIAIGYEGDPNSLPEHQRQRDLAPRTRKPLSEFVFSGRWGDSAPL; translated from the coding sequence ATGAACCCGCTGAAACAGCCCCAAACCGACCACCCGATCCACCCCAATCTCGCCGCGCGGTGGAGCCCTTGCGCAATGGCGGATCGCGAGGTCTCCGACGCCGACTTGCTGTCGCTGCTCGAGGCGGCCCGCTGGGCGGCCTCGTCGCGCAACGAGCAGCCCTGGTCGTACATCGTCGCGAAGCGCTCGAACGCTGAAGAGTTCGGAAAGGTCCTCAGCTGCCTGGTCGATGCGAATCAAGCTTGGGCTCGTCACGCCGGCGTCTTAGCCATCGGCTGCTACGCAACGACTCACGCTCGCAATGGAGAGCCAAACCTCGCCGCCCCGCACGATCTTGGCGCCGCCAGCGCCAGCCTCACCTTCGAGGCGACCTCGCGCGGGCTATTGGTCCACCAGATGATCGGCATCCATCCCGACCGCGCCCGCGAATTGTTCGCCATCCCTGCCGGCGTCGAACCGCTGACGGCGATCGCCATCGGCTACGAAGGCGACCCGAACTCGCTGCCGGAGCACCAACGCCAACGCGACCTCGCGCCACGGACGAGAAAACCGCTCAGCGAGTTCGTCTTCAGCGGCCGCTGGGGCGATAGCGCTCCGCTCTAG
- a CDS encoding galactose-1-phosphate uridylyltransferase, which translates to MPELRIDPIIGRRVYIAEDRAGRPSDYGAAVSGGSSASETPPTAPAVRGNCPFCAGNEIHTPVAELTVSDASGQWQCRVVPNKYPAVRIDRPIEGAFGAHEVIIESPEHLLDVTRLGPERLAAIVRVYRDRLRHWAAQPGIRHGLVFKNSGCDAGASLEHIHSQVTAVPFVLPVVERELAAAERFYGSQGTCIFCDLLQRELAAGQRVVANHDAYAVVTPHAPRQPYEMWLLSKTHAARFDQLADDAIEPLAAMLLDALERLQAVAPGCPYNLLLHTAPFDDEHAASYHWHWEIVPRLAHEAGLEWGGGVHICPLSPENAARRLRRNDE; encoded by the coding sequence ATGCCTGAACTTCGCATCGATCCCATCATCGGCCGGCGAGTTTACATTGCCGAGGATCGCGCGGGGCGGCCGAGTGATTATGGGGCGGCGGTTAGCGGTGGTTCATCGGCGTCGGAGACGCCTCCCACAGCGCCTGCAGTTAGGGGCAATTGTCCGTTCTGTGCCGGGAATGAAATTCACACGCCGGTTGCTGAGTTGACGGTGAGCGACGCCAGCGGGCAGTGGCAGTGCCGCGTCGTGCCGAACAAGTACCCGGCGGTGCGGATCGATCGGCCGATCGAGGGGGCGTTTGGCGCCCATGAGGTGATCATCGAGTCGCCAGAGCACCTGCTCGACGTCACCCGCCTCGGGCCGGAGCGCTTAGCGGCCATCGTCCGCGTCTACCGCGATCGCCTCCGCCACTGGGCCGCGCAGCCGGGCATCCGCCACGGGCTCGTGTTCAAAAACTCTGGCTGCGATGCCGGCGCGTCGCTCGAGCATATCCACAGCCAAGTGACGGCCGTGCCGTTCGTGTTGCCGGTCGTTGAGCGGGAACTGGCAGCGGCGGAGCGGTTTTACGGCTCGCAGGGAACGTGCATTTTCTGCGACTTGCTGCAGCGCGAGCTCGCCGCCGGGCAGCGCGTCGTCGCGAACCACGACGCCTATGCGGTCGTCACGCCCCACGCCCCGCGGCAGCCGTACGAGATGTGGCTGCTGTCCAAGACGCATGCCGCTCGCTTCGACCAACTCGCCGACGACGCGATCGAGCCGCTCGCCGCCATGCTGCTCGATGCTCTCGAGCGGCTGCAAGCGGTCGCCCCCGGCTGCCCCTACAACCTGCTCCTCCACACGGCGCCGTTCGACGATGAACACGCCGCGTCGTACCACTGGCACTGGGAGATCGTCCCCCGCCTGGCCCACGAGGCTGGCCTCGAATGGGGCGGCGGCGTCCACATCTGTCCCCTCTCGCCAGAAAACGCGGCAAGGCGCCTGCGGCGGAATGACGAATGA
- a CDS encoding MBL fold metallo-hydrolase encodes MKLLLLGTTGYHANDRRQTACLMLPESGLVLDAGTGFYRVAKHVQTETLDVFLSHVHLDHCQGLTYLWDVRAEAPQLGRVTAYAEPDKLTAIRQHLLAELMFPAMPPLELQTLPAEFTLRDGGRLTHFPLRHPGGSVGFRIDWPDRSLAYVTDTTAHVDAEYVEKIHGVDLLIHESYFIDDCPEQAELTGHSCLGDVVAVAAKAKVGRLVLVHVNPLIDDDASIDLTAARRVFPKTELGVDGMAIDF; translated from the coding sequence ATGAAACTGCTGCTCCTCGGCACCACCGGTTATCACGCGAACGACCGTCGCCAGACGGCTTGCCTGATGCTGCCTGAGAGCGGGCTTGTTCTCGACGCCGGCACCGGCTTCTACCGCGTTGCCAAGCACGTGCAAACCGAGACGCTCGACGTGTTTCTGTCGCACGTTCATCTCGACCACTGCCAGGGGCTGACCTACCTGTGGGATGTGCGGGCTGAGGCGCCGCAGCTCGGCCGCGTCACCGCCTATGCCGAGCCAGATAAGCTGACGGCCATCCGACAACATTTGCTGGCCGAGCTGATGTTCCCGGCGATGCCGCCGCTGGAGCTTCAAACGCTCCCGGCGGAGTTCACGCTGCGCGACGGCGGCCGGCTGACCCACTTCCCGCTGCGGCATCCCGGCGGCTCGGTCGGCTTCCGCATCGATTGGCCCGACCGCTCGCTGGCGTACGTGACCGACACGACGGCGCACGTCGACGCCGAGTACGTCGAAAAAATCCACGGCGTCGATCTGCTCATCCACGAGAGCTACTTCATCGACGACTGCCCGGAGCAAGCCGAACTCACGGGGCACAGCTGCCTGGGCGACGTCGTCGCCGTCGCCGCGAAAGCGAAGGTGGGTCGGCTGGTACTGGTGCACGTCAACCCGCTGATCGACGACGATGCGAGCATCGATCTCACGGCAGCGCGGCGCGTCTTCCCCAAGACGGAGCTCGGCGTCGACGGCATGGCAATCGACTTCTAG
- a CDS encoding inositol-3-phosphate synthase, producing the protein MATTQRLGLWLIGARGGVAVTAIAGIIAQRLGLADGTALVSELPQFAHLPLAKWDDIVIGGHEIRSAPLADELERLHRESRVLSPQLVAACRPELEKIDAEIRPGTLWNVGAKITELADFPPPANPAEQLPRDILKRLQADLTDFQTRHKLDTVVILNVSSTEPLPNQALWPATWAEAEASLARPDCPLPASSLYAIAALDLGLPFVNFTPSLGALPAGIDELARLRNTCHAGRDGKTGETLMKSVLAPMFAARNLNVMSWVGHNIFGNLDGKVLDDPANKQAKIQSKDRLITDILGYTPQTLISIEHIESLGDWKTAWDHIHFQGFLGTPMTLQFTWQGCDSILAAPLAIDLVRFTALAKKRGETGALPWLASFFKSPQGNPPPAFADQYRALEAWAQDAKN; encoded by the coding sequence ATGGCAACGACTCAGCGTCTCGGTCTCTGGCTCATTGGCGCCCGCGGGGGCGTCGCCGTCACCGCCATTGCCGGGATCATCGCGCAGCGGCTCGGCCTCGCCGACGGCACCGCTCTGGTGAGCGAGTTGCCGCAATTCGCTCACCTGCCGCTCGCGAAGTGGGACGACATCGTCATCGGCGGCCACGAGATCCGCTCGGCCCCGCTGGCCGACGAGCTCGAACGACTCCACCGCGAGAGCCGCGTCCTCTCGCCGCAGCTGGTCGCCGCCTGCCGGCCGGAGCTCGAGAAGATCGACGCCGAGATCCGCCCCGGCACGCTCTGGAACGTGGGGGCGAAGATCACCGAGCTCGCCGACTTCCCGCCGCCGGCGAACCCCGCTGAGCAACTGCCGCGCGACATCCTCAAGCGGCTGCAGGCTGATCTCACCGACTTCCAGACGCGCCATAAACTCGACACGGTGGTGATTCTCAACGTCTCGTCGACCGAGCCGCTGCCGAATCAGGCCCTCTGGCCCGCCACGTGGGCCGAGGCCGAGGCGTCGCTCGCGCGGCCCGACTGCCCGCTGCCGGCGAGCTCGCTCTACGCGATCGCAGCGCTCGATCTTGGACTGCCGTTCGTGAACTTCACCCCCTCTTTGGGGGCACTGCCCGCGGGCATCGACGAACTCGCGCGGCTTCGCAACACATGCCACGCCGGTCGCGACGGCAAGACTGGCGAAACATTGATGAAGAGCGTGCTGGCGCCGATGTTCGCCGCGCGAAATCTCAACGTCATGAGCTGGGTCGGCCATAATATTTTTGGCAACCTCGATGGCAAGGTTCTCGATGACCCCGCCAACAAGCAGGCGAAGATTCAGAGCAAGGATCGGCTCATCACCGACATCCTCGGATACACTCCGCAGACGCTGATTTCGATCGAGCACATCGAGAGTCTCGGCGACTGGAAGACGGCGTGGGATCACATCCACTTCCAAGGGTTTCTCGGCACGCCGATGACGCTGCAGTTCACTTGGCAGGGATGCGATTCGATCCTCGCGGCGCCACTGGCGATCGACCTCGTGCGGTTCACGGCGCTGGCGAAAAAACGCGGTGAAACAGGGGCTTTGCCGTGGCTGGCGAGCTTTTTCAAGAGCCCGCAAGGGAACCCGCCGCCGGCGTTCGCGGACCAATACCGCGCGCTCGAAGCGTGGGCTCAAGACGCCAAGAATTGA
- the glgA gene encoding glycogen synthase GlgA — MNILFATSEAAPFSKTGGLGDVCGALPRELARLGHKPIIILPAFRQARNADIPIEPTGVSVEIPIGQKMVRGHYLRTRLPGSDVPVFLIAQDDYYDRPQLYREDGEDYKDNCERFTFYCRATLEAIQRLELRVDAIHCHDWCAGLIPAYLKTLYADRAPWRGLTSLLTIHNLAYQGNFWHWDMALTGLDWRYFNWRQMEFYGNLSFLKTGIVFADAVTTVSPTYSREILSAPLGCGLEGTLQHRIADLSGIINGVDYDQWNPAIDRYLGPNRFSVHDFAAGKARCKADIQERAGLPVRNDVPLLAAIGRLADQKGFDLITRVMRHWAERVDAQWIILGTGEPKYHDLLTQLAREFPDRIAVRLEFSDELAHRIEAGADIFVMPSQYEPCGLNQLYSLQYGTVPVVRATGGLVDTVVDASEQTLADGTATGFKFEDYTSLALAEALERALATFGDKAAWNRLIEAGMRQDWSWGNSAQQYAELYERTVARGPLGIE, encoded by the coding sequence GTGAATATTCTGTTCGCCACCTCTGAGGCGGCTCCGTTCTCGAAAACTGGCGGGCTCGGCGATGTCTGCGGCGCCTTGCCGCGTGAGCTCGCGCGCCTGGGGCACAAGCCGATCATCATCCTGCCGGCGTTCCGCCAAGCGCGCAACGCCGACATCCCGATCGAGCCGACCGGCGTCTCGGTCGAGATCCCGATCGGGCAGAAGATGGTCCGCGGCCACTACCTCCGCACGCGGCTGCCAGGCTCCGATGTGCCGGTCTTCCTGATCGCTCAGGACGATTACTACGACCGCCCGCAGCTTTATCGCGAAGATGGCGAAGACTACAAGGACAACTGCGAGCGGTTTACCTTCTACTGCCGGGCGACGCTCGAAGCGATCCAGCGGCTCGAACTGCGGGTCGATGCGATCCACTGCCACGATTGGTGCGCGGGCCTCATTCCCGCTTACCTGAAGACCCTCTACGCCGACCGGGCGCCATGGCGCGGGCTCACGAGCCTGCTGACGATCCACAACCTCGCCTACCAGGGCAACTTCTGGCACTGGGACATGGCCCTTACCGGGCTCGACTGGCGTTACTTCAACTGGCGGCAGATGGAGTTCTACGGCAACCTCAGCTTCCTGAAGACGGGCATCGTCTTCGCCGACGCGGTCACCACGGTCAGCCCGACCTACTCGCGCGAGATCTTGTCGGCGCCGCTCGGTTGCGGGCTCGAGGGAACGCTGCAGCATCGCATCGCCGACCTCAGCGGCATCATCAACGGCGTCGACTACGACCAGTGGAACCCGGCGATCGATCGCTACCTCGGCCCGAACCGGTTCAGCGTCCACGACTTCGCCGCCGGTAAGGCCCGCTGCAAGGCCGACATCCAAGAACGGGCGGGCCTGCCGGTGCGGAACGACGTGCCGCTGCTCGCTGCGATCGGCCGCCTTGCCGATCAAAAGGGCTTTGACCTGATCACCCGCGTGATGCGGCATTGGGCCGAGCGCGTCGACGCCCAGTGGATTATCCTCGGCACGGGCGAGCCGAAGTACCACGACCTGCTCACGCAGCTGGCTCGCGAGTTCCCCGATCGTATCGCCGTGCGGCTGGAGTTCAGCGACGAGTTGGCCCACCGCATCGAAGCGGGCGCCGACATCTTCGTGATGCCGAGCCAGTACGAACCGTGCGGCCTGAACCAACTCTACAGCCTGCAGTACGGCACCGTGCCGGTGGTGCGAGCAACCGGCGGCCTGGTCGACACGGTGGTCGACGCCAGCGAACAAACCCTCGCCGACGGCACGGCGACCGGTTTTAAGTTTGAGGATTACACCTCGCTCGCCCTCGCGGAAGCATTGGAGCGGGCCCTGGCCACGTTCGGCGACAAGGCCGCCTGGAACCGCCTGATCGAAGCGGGCATGCGGCAAGACTGGTCGTGGGGCAACAGCGCGCAGCAATACGCCGAGCTCTACGAACGCACCGTCGCCCGCGGCCCGCTGGGTATTGAATGA